A window of Drosophila santomea strain STO CAGO 1482 chromosome X, Prin_Dsan_1.1, whole genome shotgun sequence genomic DNA:
ATAGGGAATTGGCGAGTACCGGGCGGGATTTCATCTCACCTGCGATTGTTCTCCGGCGGCAGAACGCTCCAGTCCTGCTCGTAATACGGATACATGGTGGCTTCTCACTGGAGCACGGAACTAAACCGACTGGAATGGGAGCGGGAGTGCGTTTGGGTATGGGAATGGTAGCGATAAGCGGCGAGTGCTCCACATAGGCCTTATCTAATGTACACTAATAGTTAACAGGTAACGCTCTGCTTTTCTGTAGCTCTAGGTCTAGCTATCTAGCCCTAGCTGGCGGCCGATCATTTCCAGTCCGAGCGGTGGAAACTCCTGCGGAAGACTGACGATTCCAGTGCCACTCACCaggtgttgattttcttttttttttttcctctgCCTTTGCTTTTTGGTGGCACACACAGCACTTATCTATCGGCCTGGCTGATAATGGTAATAATGCTCCCCGCGCCGTGAGAACAACACAATCCCGGctgtttgtttcttttcgcGGTTCGTTTTCGTTCGGTACGGATAAGCGAAGCCCCATTGACAACCGCCATATCGAGGTGTAGTGCGAGTGCAGTGCTGTTAGATAAAGCCGCAACTCTCCCGAATTTGGTGGACCTCGAATCGCCCACACACTCTATGGCTAACGATTCACCATGACAGCTGCGAAtgaatttagttttattacATTTTCGGGACCTAAATAATACCCAAGTATCTGGGTTATTAATAGAAACTTTCAATAATTATAAGCGAAATTGTAATAAATAGATTACATATAATCAAATTTCCTAAAACAAGATTCCTTTTCATTGGGTTAGCTATATTAAAACGATATATTTACAAACTTCTAAAAAATTTTCCTGCCAGGCAAAGTTATCTAATATTTACGAGTCCTTGCACTTGTTTGGCTAATAGGCATGGCATGTTCTCTGACATTGTAACAATTGTATTTGTAATTCGTTGTCCTATGCGTAAGTCTCTTAGCTTTCTAACATTGTTTCCTTCATTTACAAGCTGTAGTTTACCGAGAAGAAATCCAGTTAAGGCCTTTGATGATAAAGCCGCATATTTAGCAATGTACAATTGGTATCTCAAAATCTTCCCCGGCTAATTACAAATAAGCGTTATCCTAAGCCCTAAACTTACAAAAGTACAAGTCTAATTAAAGCCAGTGGAGGGCCGACTACCAGGCCCGTATCTTCTTCTTGTCTTCTAATCATTTTCCCGCGGCGGCCGGACCACCGCATGCCGTTTGATGGCCTCCACCAGCCACTTGATGCCCTCGTCCACGCCCTCGCCGTGGAGCGCGGATACGGGAATGGTAAGGCAATCTCGACGCCCTATAAGGGCTCCAGCCTGCTGGAACACAGGCTTGATCTCCCGCACGCCCATCACATCTGGAAGATCCTGCTTGTTGGCCAGGATGAGCAAAGGCACTCCGGACAGCAGTTCGTTTTTGATCATCTTGTCTATAGAAGGGTGAGGCATTTATTAGATTGTTAAAGTGTGTGTTAGTGAATGCGGCTAGTTTTCTATCAAATAAAGCGGGTAATAACAAAGTTCATCTTATAAAACTGAGATGAAACCATGAAGAAAGCTGAGTATTGTTTAAGGGATAAGTAGAAAGAGTACTTTCACTTACCGAAGATTATCTTGGACTCTTCCATGCGCTCCCTATCGTTGGAATCAATCACGTAGATGACGCCATGCGACTCCTGGTAGTACTTATCCCACAGAGATTGCAGCTCCTGCTGGCCACCAAGATCCCAGAAGTTGAGGCGTACGCCCTGGACGTCGATGGTGCCGATGTTGAGGCCCACCGTCGTCGTGATCTTGCTGGGATTGAGGCCCTTGTAGTTCCGCGTGAACGTGGTCTTGGCGGCCTCCAAGTAAGTCTACGTGGGCACAGGTGTTAGTTTCCGATTGGACGGATCAGAGGCTTTAAATGGATGATTCAGCTGCCTACCGTTTTGCCAGCATTGTCCAGGCCCAGTATCACCACACAGTAGTCGTCCTTCTGAGTCATGTATTTGTAGAAGCCGTGCATCAATGTGTACATCGTATTgt
This region includes:
- the LOC120455371 gene encoding ADP-ribosylation factor-related protein 1; protein product: MYTLMHGFYKYMTQKDDYCVVILGLDNAGKTTYLEAAKTTFTRNYKGLNPSKITTTVGLNIGTIDVQGVRLNFWDLGGQQELQSLWDKYYQESHGVIYVIDSNDRERMEESKIIFDKMIKNELLSGVPLLILANKQDLPDVMGVREIKPVFQQAGALIGRRDCLTIPVSALHGEGVDEGIKWLVEAIKRHAVVRPPREND